The Candidatus Krumholzibacteriia bacterium genome segment CGTGGCCCTTCTCCTCGAGGATGCGCAGGTGCGAACGCACCGCCGAGTAGCTGGGCGGATCGGGCAGGTTCTCGCGAACCTCGGCCGCGGTGGCGTGTTCCAGACGGAACAGGATGTCCATGATCTGCCGCTCGCGGCGGCTGAGCGCGGCGAGCGGGGCGGAATCGGGTCTGCGCACCATGCGGGGCTCCTGGGCTCGGGACACGGCGGGGCGATGCCAGAAAATCAGCACTGCTGAATTCTTGGCATCTACGCGCGTCGCGTCAAGGGGGTTCCACCGAAGTTCGTGATCCGCTCGTCCCTCGCGCTTGCCGCGCTTCCTGCGCGGTGGGACCATGCACGGACCCGCCGCAACGCCCCGGAGGACCCCGTGCGCCTTCTCCTCCCCCTGCTCTGCCTCGTCGTGATCTCGACCGCGGCCCCGGCCCGGACGCTGCGGGTGGAGCGTGGACCGGTCGAGCGCGTGCTCGTGGAGGCGGGTGACGTCCAGGCGGTGCGCTCCCGCGACCTGGTCGCCCCGGGGGACTGGCGGGCCGAGGCCCTGATCGTCGAGCTCGCCACCGAGGGCACCCGGGTCGCCGCCGGCGACACGCTCGTGCGCTTCGACACCACGACGATCCTCGAGGAGATCCGCACGGCCGAATCCGAGGTGGAGCGCCGACGTGCCGAGATCGCCGCGCGCCGCGCCGGCCAGCAGCAGACCATGGCCAGCCTGCGCAGTCAGGTCCGCAGCGCGGAATTCGCGGCCGAACAGGCCGAACTTCGGCTGGAGCGCATGGAGTTCGCGGCCGAGACCGAGCGCGAGGCGGCCTCGCTGGACCTCGCACGGGCCGAGCTGCAACGCTCCGAGGCCGCGGCCAAGCTCGAGGCCCAGGCCACGCTCGATTCGCTCGACCTGGTGCAGCTGCAGACCGGCCTCGTGCAGGCGCGCGCGAACCTCGAGCGCGAACGCGAGCAGATCGAGCGCATGGTGCTGCTCGCCCCGAGCAACGGGCTGGTGATCCACGGCGAGACCGACGACGAGCGCAAGGTGCGCGAGGGCGACGAGGTGTCGGCCGGAACGGTCGTCGTCCGTCTGCCCGACCTCGGCGAACTGCAGGTCGAACTCGCCGTGCACGAGATCGACCGGGTCCACCTGCGCGAGGGGCAACCCGTGCGCGTGGGCTTCGACGCCTTCGGCGACCTCGAGCTCCCGGGAGCCGTCTCGAGCATCGCGGAGCTGTCGAGTGCGGCCCGCCGCGGCTCGCGGATCCAGCGCTTCGACGTGGTGGTCACGCTCGAGGGCAGCGATCCGCGCCTGCGTCCCGGCATGTCCGCCCGCGCCGAGATCGTCACCGCTCGCCGCGACGACGTGTTGCGCGTACCACGGGCCGCGCTCGCCCGCCGTGGCGACGAGGTCGTGGTCGTCCGTGCCGACGGAACCGTCGAGCCCGTCCGCGTGGGACTGGTCACGCCGCTGTGGGTCGAACTGCTCGAGGGTCCGCCTCCGGGAACGGAACTCCGGACGCCGTCCGGTCTTCGCCCCTTCGCCCCGCTCACCGGAGACGACGCATGAGAGCGATTCCCTTCCTGCTGCTGACCGCGGCGCTGCTCGCCGGTTGCGAGACCCGCACGCTGCCCACCGTCGAGGTCGAGCGCGGCACCTTCGTCGTGACCGTGTCCTCGCGCGGAGAGCTGGCGGCCGTGGAGTCGCGCACGGTGTCGCGCCCGCGGGAGGGCGGACGGCAGAGCGCGATCGTCGAGATGGTCCCCGAGGGCACGATCGTCGAAGAGGGCGACTTCCTCCTGCAGTTCGACACCGCCGAGGCGGAGCGGCAGCTCGAACAGCGCCGCGCCGAACTCGAGAACGCCCGGGCGAAGCTGGCGGCCACGCGCGCGCAGGCCGCCTCGCGCCTGGCCGAGATCGAGAGCCAGCTCAAGCTCCAGGAGTACACCCACGA includes the following:
- a CDS encoding efflux RND transporter periplasmic adaptor subunit, yielding MRLLLPLLCLVVISTAAPARTLRVERGPVERVLVEAGDVQAVRSRDLVAPGDWRAEALIVELATEGTRVAAGDTLVRFDTTTILEEIRTAESEVERRRAEIAARRAGQQQTMASLRSQVRSAEFAAEQAELRLERMEFAAETEREAASLDLARAELQRSEAAAKLEAQATLDSLDLVQLQTGLVQARANLEREREQIERMVLLAPSNGLVIHGETDDERKVREGDEVSAGTVVVRLPDLGELQVELAVHEIDRVHLREGQPVRVGFDAFGDLELPGAVSSIAELSSAARRGSRIQRFDVVVTLEGSDPRLRPGMSARAEIVTARRDDVLRVPRAALARRGDEVVVVRADGTVEPVRVGLVTPLWVELLEGPPPGTELRTPSGLRPFAPLTGDDA